The following coding sequences lie in one Spirosoma sp. KUDC1026 genomic window:
- a CDS encoding NAD(P)/FAD-dependent oxidoreductase: protein MITSTDILIIGGGLAGLVSSLELARAGHTVTLVERKTYPFHKVCGEYISNEVRPYLETLGLSLNALGVALIDQFWLSAPSGRLLKSPLDLGGFGVSRYTLDQTLYELAQAAGVNFLLGRQVDNVAFDGHQFSVTLNDGQQLTSQVVLGAYGKRARLDKTLSRSFMDKPSPYVGVKYHIRPQSSDWDFPDNVIALHNFSDGYCGMSAIEDGKYCLCYLTTRDNLRQHGSIPAMEQAVLGQNPYLKTVFERADFLYDKPEVINEISFAPKRAVENHILMAGDSAGLITPLCGNGMAMAIHGARLVSQVTDAFLQGKVSRPELEQQYQQMWSRQFARRLWVGRTVQRLFGSRWLTDLVVQTLQHAQPAVKTIMKQTHGQVIPV from the coding sequence ATGATTACCAGCACGGATATATTGATTATTGGCGGGGGCCTGGCGGGTCTGGTCAGTTCGCTGGAGTTGGCGAGGGCGGGCCATACGGTTACGCTTGTCGAGCGAAAAACGTACCCATTCCACAAAGTCTGCGGAGAATATATCTCCAATGAGGTCCGCCCGTATCTCGAAACGCTGGGACTTTCACTGAATGCATTGGGCGTGGCCTTGATCGATCAGTTCTGGCTGTCGGCGCCTTCGGGCCGATTACTGAAGAGTCCGCTGGATCTGGGTGGGTTTGGCGTTAGTCGCTATACGCTGGACCAGACGCTGTATGAACTGGCGCAGGCCGCCGGGGTCAATTTCTTGCTGGGCAGGCAGGTGGATAACGTTGCCTTCGACGGTCATCAATTTAGCGTGACCCTCAACGATGGACAGCAGTTAACGAGTCAGGTCGTGCTGGGGGCATATGGCAAACGAGCCCGGCTGGACAAAACACTGAGCCGGTCATTCATGGATAAGCCATCGCCCTACGTCGGCGTCAAGTACCACATCCGCCCTCAGTCGTCGGACTGGGATTTTCCGGATAATGTCATTGCCCTGCATAACTTTTCGGATGGTTACTGCGGCATGTCCGCCATTGAGGACGGAAAATACTGCCTGTGTTACCTGACCACGCGGGATAACCTGCGGCAACACGGCTCGATCCCGGCGATGGAGCAGGCAGTGCTCGGGCAAAACCCATATCTGAAAACCGTTTTCGAACGCGCCGATTTTCTCTACGACAAACCCGAAGTAATCAACGAGATTTCCTTCGCGCCCAAGCGGGCCGTTGAAAACCACATCCTCATGGCGGGAGACTCGGCGGGACTCATTACGCCCCTCTGCGGCAACGGCATGGCAATGGCCATTCACGGCGCCCGGCTGGTTAGTCAGGTCACAGACGCGTTTCTTCAAGGTAAGGTTTCGCGCCCGGAACTCGAGCAGCAGTACCAGCAGATGTGGTCCCGGCAGTTTGCCCGGCGGCTGTGGGTGGGCCGCACCGTACAGCGTCTGTTTGGTAGTCGATGGCTGACGGATCTGGTTGTTCAGACGCTGCAGCATGCCCAGCCCGCCGTGAAAACCATTATGAAACAAACCCATGGTCAGGTTATTCCCGTCTGA
- a CDS encoding nuclear transport factor 2 family protein, which yields MNYQSLLRQLYQDFNARHIDAVLAHMHTDVTWPNGWEGGYVAGHDEVRAYWLRQWSQIDPTVEPLSFETRADGQIAIRVHQVINDLSGQLLSDSQLNHVYSFENGKVRKMTIEH from the coding sequence ATGAATTACCAATCTCTTCTCCGGCAACTCTATCAGGATTTTAACGCCCGCCATATTGACGCCGTTTTGGCTCATATGCACACCGATGTAACCTGGCCAAATGGCTGGGAAGGGGGCTACGTAGCGGGTCACGATGAGGTGCGCGCTTACTGGCTTCGCCAATGGAGCCAAATCGATCCCACCGTAGAGCCGCTCTCTTTTGAGACGAGAGCTGACGGTCAAATTGCCATCCGAGTTCACCAGGTCATCAACGATCTGAGTGGCCAGTTACTGAGCGATAGTCAACTGAATCATGTCTATAGCTTCGAGAATGGTAAGGTGCGAAAAATGACTATTGAGCACTAA
- a CDS encoding Ldh family oxidoreductase encodes MITATQLRSYTEQIFMAIGCSETDARLAADVLVSADLRGVDSHGVARLPGYVRLYDNGRLNPQPQIRLVHETPSTAVVDGDRGLGLVVGPWAMQVAIEKARVAGTGWVAVRNSNHFGIAGYHALLAADHDMIGQAMTHAAPLVAPTFALEKMLGTNPIAVAIPAATEPTFLADFASTAVAYGKLEILQRKGQDIPVGWAQDADGQPTTDANAVRNGGALLPLGTDREHGSHKGYGLGAVVDIFSGVLSGANYGPWVPPFATAGFMQANEGVGQGTGHFFGAMRIDAFRPADEFKNHMDTWIQRFRQARAVEGKQVLIPGDPERIMEADRLANGIPLVEPVITSLQELGTRFGVTL; translated from the coding sequence ATGATTACTGCAACTCAACTTCGCTCCTATACGGAACAAATATTTATGGCCATTGGCTGCAGCGAAACCGACGCTCGCCTGGCTGCCGACGTACTGGTAAGCGCCGATCTGCGGGGGGTCGACTCGCACGGTGTGGCCCGGCTGCCGGGTTACGTACGGCTATATGACAACGGTCGGCTTAATCCCCAGCCGCAGATTCGCCTTGTTCACGAAACCCCCTCTACCGCCGTTGTTGATGGCGACCGGGGGCTGGGTTTGGTTGTGGGACCCTGGGCCATGCAGGTAGCCATTGAGAAAGCGCGCGTAGCCGGAACCGGTTGGGTGGCCGTTCGTAACTCGAACCATTTTGGTATTGCGGGCTATCATGCCCTATTAGCCGCCGACCACGACATGATTGGTCAGGCTATGACGCATGCTGCGCCATTGGTCGCTCCTACCTTCGCGCTGGAAAAAATGCTGGGTACTAACCCCATTGCCGTCGCGATTCCGGCCGCCACGGAGCCAACGTTCCTCGCCGATTTTGCCTCGACAGCGGTGGCCTACGGCAAACTCGAAATTCTGCAACGGAAAGGTCAGGACATTCCAGTTGGCTGGGCGCAGGACGCCGATGGGCAACCAACCACCGACGCGAACGCGGTACGTAATGGCGGGGCGTTGCTGCCGCTCGGCACCGACCGCGAACACGGTTCGCACAAAGGCTACGGCCTGGGCGCGGTGGTCGACATTTTTTCGGGGGTCTTGTCCGGTGCCAACTACGGCCCGTGGGTCCCTCCTTTCGCGACCGCCGGTTTTATGCAGGCGAACGAAGGCGTGGGTCAGGGAACGGGGCATTTCTTTGGTGCCATGCGGATCGATGCGTTCCGCCCCGCCGATGAATTCAAGAATCATATGGATACCTGGATTCAGCGCTTCCGGCAGGCGCGGGCCGTCGAAGGCAAACAGGTCCTGATTCCTGGCGATCCGGAGCGGATCATGGAAGCCGATAGACTCGCCAACGGCATTCCCCTGGTGGAGCCCGTTATCACAAGTTTGCAGGAACTTGGCACCCGTTTCGGCGTTACGTTGTAA
- a CDS encoding circularly permuted type 2 ATP-grasp protein: MKKQNSNGFQSQTLNGMTQSQGQASANFSFTDYQTENFFDEMFASQTQVRNGYTSFRQRVEQLTREDMISRQHAAERALMSMGITFNVYSEGEGTERIMPIDIIPRVIESLEWNRLEAGLVQRIKALNMFIDDIYNEQRILNDGVVPRDLIESSKCFLGACMGLHPPKDIWCHITGTDLIRGDDGQFMVLEDNLRCPSGVSYMLENRELTKQTFPEVLAQTGVRPVSDYPTRLLQMLQFIADRPNPTVVVLTPGIYNSAYFEHSYLAQQMGVELVEARDLVISGGYVKMRTTKGFQIVDVIYRRIDDTFLDPHAFNPDSLIGVPGIFEVFKKGRVALANAPGTGVADDKVIYAYVPRIIKYYLGEEAIIPNVRTYICGEAEDCEYVLDNIAQLVVKEANEAGGYGMLIGPKATPEEHDAFREKIRANPRNYIAQPTISLSRVPCLVGDHAEGRHVDLRPYILYGDSINVIPGGLTRVALRKGSLVVNSSQGGGGKDTWVLY; the protein is encoded by the coding sequence ATGAAAAAGCAGAACTCCAACGGATTTCAATCGCAAACGCTCAACGGCATGACCCAGTCGCAGGGGCAGGCCAGTGCCAATTTTTCGTTCACGGATTACCAGACCGAAAATTTTTTTGATGAGATGTTTGCCAGTCAGACGCAGGTGCGAAATGGGTACACCTCGTTTCGGCAGCGGGTGGAGCAGCTTACACGCGAAGACATGATCAGTCGGCAGCACGCAGCCGAACGGGCGCTGATGAGCATGGGCATTACGTTCAATGTTTATTCGGAAGGGGAAGGTACTGAGCGGATTATGCCCATCGACATCATTCCCCGCGTGATTGAATCACTGGAGTGGAACCGGCTCGAAGCCGGGCTGGTGCAGCGGATCAAAGCCTTGAATATGTTCATTGATGACATCTACAATGAGCAGCGCATTCTGAACGATGGCGTCGTGCCCCGCGACCTGATCGAATCCAGCAAATGTTTCCTGGGTGCCTGTATGGGCCTGCACCCCCCCAAGGATATCTGGTGCCACATCACCGGGACCGATCTGATCCGGGGCGACGATGGTCAGTTTATGGTACTGGAAGATAACCTCCGCTGTCCGTCGGGGGTGTCGTACATGCTCGAAAACCGGGAACTCACGAAACAAACCTTTCCTGAAGTGCTGGCCCAGACCGGCGTCCGGCCTGTATCAGATTACCCGACGCGGTTACTACAAATGCTTCAGTTCATTGCCGACCGGCCCAATCCAACGGTCGTCGTGCTGACACCGGGAATTTATAACTCGGCCTATTTCGAACATTCGTACCTGGCGCAGCAAATGGGCGTCGAACTGGTCGAAGCGCGGGACCTGGTGATTTCAGGGGGCTATGTCAAGATGCGGACAACCAAAGGTTTTCAGATCGTTGACGTGATCTACCGGCGCATCGACGATACGTTCCTGGATCCTCACGCCTTCAACCCCGACTCGCTGATTGGCGTGCCGGGCATCTTTGAGGTATTCAAAAAGGGCCGCGTGGCCCTGGCCAATGCCCCCGGAACGGGCGTGGCTGACGATAAAGTAATTTACGCCTACGTGCCCCGGATCATCAAGTATTATCTGGGCGAAGAGGCTATCATCCCGAACGTTCGGACTTACATCTGTGGCGAAGCCGAAGACTGTGAGTACGTACTGGACAATATCGCCCAGCTGGTCGTAAAAGAAGCCAACGAAGCGGGTGGCTACGGCATGCTGATCGGCCCCAAAGCTACGCCCGAGGAACACGACGCTTTTCGGGAGAAAATTCGGGCAAATCCACGCAACTACATTGCCCAGCCAACGATCTCCCTGTCGCGGGTCCCCTGTCTCGTGGGCGACCACGCCGAAGGCCGTCACGTCGATCTGCGTCCTTATATTCTGTACGGCGACAGTATCAACGTTATCCCCGGCGGCCTGACCCGCGTCGCCCTGCGCAAAGGCTCCCTTGTCGTCAACTCCTCCCAGGGCGGTGGCGGTAAGGATACGTGGGTGTTGTATTAA
- a CDS encoding glycosyltransferase family 2 protein, whose amino-acid sequence MPDLSIIIVNYKTPRLIIDCLSSVRAHTRDITYEIIVVDNQSNDDSQAQIQAVFPDVRWFDMGYNAGFARANNLGIRQASGRNVLLLNSDTLLLDNLLARCVKLLDEQPDVAAVSARQLGRDHQLRPNLYTTFGQMRRAFYILPASESFQRQFQKLIPDPHFTDPNQVEWLSGAFLMTRPSTIEKAGLLDESFFMYGEDVEWGYRLGKQGRMLLLQDAQFVHLEYGSSTDNQQHVVTHLNRFKPQVQVSQLLWVRKQYGVGAYLALMTHYLTMVPIVYGWKMAVNLRGKKPLMADFDNQRAFASQVGVFMRFFGSTLLNKPGFYKV is encoded by the coding sequence TTGCCAGATTTAAGTATCATTATCGTCAATTATAAGACGCCCAGGCTTATAATTGACTGTCTGAGTTCTGTCCGGGCGCATACGCGAGACATTACGTACGAAATCATTGTCGTCGACAATCAATCGAATGATGATAGTCAGGCTCAGATTCAGGCCGTTTTTCCAGATGTGCGCTGGTTCGACATGGGCTACAATGCCGGGTTTGCGCGGGCCAACAACCTCGGCATCCGGCAGGCGTCGGGACGTAATGTCCTGTTGCTTAACTCGGATACGCTGCTCCTCGACAATCTGCTGGCCCGCTGTGTAAAGCTATTGGACGAACAGCCTGACGTAGCGGCTGTCAGCGCCCGACAACTTGGCCGGGATCACCAGTTACGGCCGAATCTGTACACCACCTTTGGGCAGATGCGCCGGGCGTTTTACATCCTCCCCGCCAGCGAATCGTTCCAGCGTCAATTCCAGAAACTTATTCCAGATCCTCATTTTACCGACCCAAATCAGGTCGAGTGGCTGTCGGGTGCCTTTCTGATGACCCGCCCGTCAACGATTGAGAAAGCGGGCCTACTCGACGAGTCGTTTTTCATGTACGGCGAAGATGTTGAATGGGGCTACCGGCTGGGTAAACAGGGCCGCATGCTCCTGCTGCAGGATGCGCAGTTCGTTCACCTGGAGTACGGCAGCAGCACCGACAATCAGCAGCACGTAGTAACCCACCTCAACCGCTTCAAACCGCAGGTTCAGGTGTCGCAGTTACTTTGGGTCCGGAAGCAATACGGCGTCGGGGCTTACCTCGCGCTCATGACCCATTATCTGACGATGGTACCGATCGTTTACGGCTGGAAAATGGCCGTTAATCTGCGCGGGAAGAAACCGCTCATGGCCGACTTCGATAATCAACGGGCCTTTGCCAGCCAAGTTGGTGTCTTTATGCGTTTTTTCGGGTCTACATTGCTGAACAAGCCTGGTTTTTATAAAGTCTGA